In Desulfosediminicola ganghwensis, a single window of DNA contains:
- a CDS encoding arginyltransferase, which produces MTTDYDITCAAEFAALQNRVDRYFVELNTECPYGLPYMASFHQAMFGPLTDRAMELFLAAGYRRNGNCLYNMRCAQCSACIPIRLRPEKFKSNRNQRRAAKKNSDLSVRVTPVDMDHDNMALCDRFLQARYPQEHNTAEGYYGGFFCNTIVDSVRIEFSCKDKLIGGSVIDLGGNWMNAVYFYFDPDESARSLGTFNILTLVEMCLDYGIDYLYLGYLIKGVDAMCYKEHFRPHELFINGRWLESA; this is translated from the coding sequence TTGACGACCGATTACGATATAACCTGCGCCGCTGAATTTGCCGCACTCCAGAACAGGGTAGACAGGTATTTTGTGGAGCTGAATACCGAGTGTCCTTACGGATTGCCCTATATGGCCAGTTTTCATCAGGCGATGTTCGGGCCCCTGACAGACCGGGCAATGGAACTGTTTCTGGCAGCAGGGTACCGCCGCAATGGCAACTGCCTGTATAACATGCGTTGCGCTCAGTGCAGTGCATGTATCCCTATCCGCCTAAGGCCGGAGAAATTTAAATCAAACAGGAATCAGCGAAGGGCTGCTAAAAAGAACAGCGACCTGTCCGTTCGGGTTACTCCGGTGGATATGGACCATGACAACATGGCCCTGTGCGACCGTTTCCTCCAGGCCCGCTATCCACAGGAACATAATACCGCCGAGGGGTATTACGGCGGGTTTTTCTGCAATACCATCGTCGACTCGGTGCGTATCGAGTTTTCATGCAAAGATAAACTTATCGGTGGTTCTGTCATTGATCTTGGCGGCAACTGGATGAATGCCGTCTATTTTTATTTCGACCCCGATGAGTCGGCCAGAAGCCTCGGTACCTTCAACATCCTCACCCTGGTTGAGATGTGTCTTGACTATGGTATTGATTATCTTTACTTGGGGTATCTCATCAAGGGTGTTGATGCCATGTGCTATAAAGAGCACTTTCGTCCCCACGAACTTTTCATCAATGGCAGGTGGCTTGAGTCCGCCTGA
- the gdhA gene encoding NADP-specific glutamate dehydrogenase: MDEIMSLVKGRDPEQREFHQAVQEVVETVKPVLDRNAAYRQQGVLERVTEPERVIMFRVPWQDDDGQVQVNRGFRVQMNSALGPYKGGLRFHPSVNLGIIKFLAFEQVFKNSLTTLAMGGGKGGSDFNPKGRSDGEVMRFCQSFMGELYRHIGPDTDVPAGDIGVGAREIGYLFGMYKKLSNEFTGVLTGKSLNWGGSLIRPEATGYGNVYFAAEMLETQGETLEGKSCLVSGSGNVAQYTTEKILELGGKVVTLSDSSGYIYDEEGLDCEKLRYVKELKNVMRGRIKEYVEKYPNAVYTAVDPTLDHNPLWSHPADCAMPCATQNEVNKVDAENLLQGGVRLVSEGANMPCTPDAVDILIDSGVLYAPGKAANAGGVAVSGLEMAQNSMRLSWPREEVDARLKQIMKCIHKTCLDAASEYGAGQNYLVGANIAGFIKVVNAMLDQGLV; this comes from the coding sequence ATGGACGAGATAATGAGTCTTGTCAAAGGACGGGATCCGGAACAGCGTGAGTTCCATCAGGCGGTACAGGAGGTAGTGGAGACGGTAAAACCTGTTCTTGATCGTAACGCCGCCTACAGGCAGCAAGGTGTATTGGAGAGAGTTACCGAACCTGAGCGGGTTATCATGTTCAGGGTGCCGTGGCAGGATGACGATGGTCAGGTTCAAGTCAATCGTGGCTTCAGGGTGCAGATGAATAGTGCTCTGGGCCCTTACAAGGGGGGGCTGCGCTTTCATCCGTCTGTGAATCTGGGCATCATAAAATTTTTAGCCTTTGAGCAGGTTTTCAAGAATTCGCTGACAACACTGGCCATGGGAGGGGGAAAAGGAGGTTCTGACTTTAACCCCAAGGGCCGTTCTGATGGTGAGGTAATGCGCTTTTGCCAATCATTTATGGGGGAATTGTATCGCCATATTGGCCCAGATACCGATGTGCCGGCAGGTGATATCGGTGTGGGCGCCAGGGAGATCGGCTACCTGTTCGGAATGTACAAGAAGTTGAGCAATGAGTTTACAGGCGTTCTTACCGGCAAAAGTCTCAACTGGGGTGGAAGTCTGATCCGACCCGAGGCAACGGGCTATGGTAATGTCTATTTTGCGGCAGAGATGCTGGAGACTCAAGGGGAAACGCTGGAGGGCAAGTCCTGCCTCGTTTCCGGTTCTGGAAATGTGGCGCAATATACCACAGAAAAAATTCTGGAACTTGGGGGCAAAGTGGTAACTCTTTCTGACTCTTCCGGCTATATCTACGATGAAGAAGGGCTTGACTGTGAAAAGCTCAGGTATGTAAAAGAGTTGAAGAACGTAATGCGGGGGCGGATCAAGGAATATGTGGAGAAGTACCCTAATGCCGTATACACTGCAGTAGACCCAACCCTTGACCACAATCCACTTTGGTCACACCCTGCGGATTGCGCAATGCCTTGTGCAACCCAGAATGAAGTGAATAAAGTGGATGCGGAGAACCTCTTACAGGGTGGAGTCAGGCTCGTGAGCGAAGGTGCGAACATGCCCTGCACGCCGGATGCGGTGGATATCCTGATCGATAGTGGTGTACTCTACGCACCGGGCAAGGCCGCCAACGCCGGCGGAGTTGCTGTCTCGGGCCTGGAGATGGCCCAGAATTCAATGCGCCTGTCCTGGCCGCGGGAAGAAGTGGACGCCAGGCTGAAGCAGATCATGAAATGTATCCATAAAACCTGCCTTGATGCGGCTTCCGAATATGGAGCCGGCCAGAATTATCTGGTGGGAGCAAACATTGCCGGCTTTATAAAAGTGGTCAATGCCATGCTTGACCAGGGGCTTGTATAA